A portion of the Marinitoga sp. 38H-ov genome contains these proteins:
- the hisS gene encoding histidine--tRNA ligase, whose product MGQYKKFKGTQDIFGDEIKLWYYIENKAREIFLKYGYKEIRTPIIEPTELFKRSVGESSDIVQKEMYTFEDKGGRSVTLRPEGTASVVRAYVENSMINMGSPIKLYYIGPMFRYEKPQAGRLRQFHQIGVEIFGTDTPISDAEIIVLADELLKALGLKNYKIKINSIGCPECRPKYREALKNYYKPMLPNMCEDCQKRYDVNIMRLLDCKIDNKYAKDAPVILDYLCDDCKDHFNRVISYLNALEINYEIDSRIVRGLDYYSKTAFEIEHLDLGAQSVILGGGRYNSLVEEIGGKETPAIGFGMGIERVILALKKENINIENPEVIDVYIAYSGKETDIEAMKLAKKLKDEDLKVFLNISDRSIRNQMKHANKLNARFVVIIGENEMQNNIITIKNMQTGEQFEVEKYWAPQILKEKSMLE is encoded by the coding sequence ATGGGTCAGTATAAAAAGTTTAAAGGGACACAAGATATTTTTGGTGATGAAATAAAGCTTTGGTATTATATAGAAAATAAAGCACGTGAAATATTTTTGAAGTATGGTTATAAAGAAATTAGAACCCCTATTATAGAACCAACTGAACTATTTAAAAGAAGTGTAGGGGAATCTAGTGATATAGTACAAAAGGAAATGTATACATTTGAAGATAAAGGTGGTAGATCGGTCACACTAAGACCAGAAGGAACGGCTTCTGTAGTAAGGGCATATGTAGAAAACTCAATGATTAATATGGGATCTCCAATAAAATTATATTATATTGGTCCAATGTTTAGATATGAAAAACCTCAAGCTGGAAGATTAAGACAATTTCATCAAATAGGAGTAGAAATTTTTGGTACAGATACACCAATATCAGATGCAGAAATAATTGTTTTGGCAGATGAGCTATTAAAAGCTTTAGGATTAAAAAATTATAAAATTAAGATAAATAGTATTGGATGTCCAGAATGCCGCCCGAAATATAGAGAGGCTCTTAAAAATTATTATAAGCCTATGTTACCTAATATGTGTGAAGATTGTCAAAAAAGATATGATGTAAATATAATGAGATTATTAGATTGTAAAATTGATAATAAATATGCAAAGGATGCTCCTGTCATTTTAGATTATTTATGTGATGATTGTAAGGATCATTTTAATAGAGTTATAAGTTATTTAAATGCATTAGAAATTAATTATGAAATAGATTCAAGAATTGTTAGAGGTCTTGATTATTACTCTAAAACAGCCTTTGAAATTGAGCATTTAGATTTAGGTGCTCAATCAGTAATTTTAGGTGGTGGAAGATATAATTCTTTAGTGGAAGAAATAGGAGGAAAAGAAACTCCAGCTATAGGCTTTGGAATGGGAATTGAAAGAGTAATATTAGCATTAAAAAAAGAAAATATAAACATAGAAAATCCTGAAGTTATTGATGTATATATTGCTTATTCAGGGAAAGAAACAGATATTGAAGCTATGAAATTAGCTAAAAAGTTAAAGGATGAAGATTTAAAAGTATTCTTAAATATATCAGATAGAAGTATTAGAAATCAAATGAAACATGCTAATAAATTAAATGCCCGTTTTGTAGTTATTATTGGTGAAAATGAGATGCAAAACAATATAATAACTATAAAAAATATGCAGACTGGAGAACAATTTGAAGTGGAAAAATATTGGGCTCCTCAAATTTTAAAAGAAAAATCTATGTTGGAGTGA
- a CDS encoding response regulator produces MNKILIIDDTPEIVMLYEKMINNYLQDIDFVNTIIYTVKELKEFLYHEENFKERFSLIISESELHGENIIELLEVLKTYQPKTPLYIVSNKMNLSSIKNAFKIGVIDWIEKPIVPEEFSIMLAESIFKGESFESKYRKLKNELFKFESDNNLDFFILEDKISSLICDNPNRYEGHILLGYLYWKKLKNINLLKKHYYAAKALAENVIKDKELEDIIIRILEEYDNEK; encoded by the coding sequence ATGAATAAAATATTAATAATCGATGATACACCTGAAATAGTGATGTTATACGAAAAAATGATAAATAATTATCTTCAAGATATTGATTTTGTTAATACAATAATATATACTGTAAAAGAGCTTAAAGAATTTCTTTATCACGAAGAAAATTTTAAAGAAAGATTTTCGCTTATTATAAGCGAAAGTGAATTACATGGAGAAAATATAATAGAATTATTAGAGGTTTTAAAAACATATCAGCCAAAAACCCCATTGTATATTGTAAGTAATAAAATGAATTTAAGTTCAATAAAAAATGCTTTTAAAATAGGGGTTATAGATTGGATTGAAAAGCCAATAGTTCCAGAAGAATTTTCTATAATGTTGGCTGAATCAATATTTAAAGGTGAAAGTTTTGAAAGCAAATATAGAAAATTGAAGAATGAATTATTTAAATTTGAATCTGATAATAATTTGGATTTTTTTATTCTAGAAGATAAAATTAGTTCTTTGATATGTGATAATCCTAATAGATATGAAGGACATATCCTTTTAGGATATTTATATTGGAAAAAATTAAAAAATATTAATTTATTAAAAAAACATTATTATGCTGCAAAAGCATTGGCTGAAAATGTTATAAAAGATAAAGAATTGGAAGATATTATCATCCGCATTTTGGAGGAATATGATAATGAAAAATAA
- a CDS encoding NAD(P)-binding protein — MKNKMKYIIIIGCGRLGSELAKKFSKDHNVIVVDKKVEALERLKKYNFTGFSMVVDSSDIAILEQVKAEKADIIYLVTPDDNLNFMLANACNMFYKSKNPNIEIIARVNDPHKKSLFEKAGLNIFCPIEHAVDELVGNEGVNNEK; from the coding sequence ATGAAAAATAAAATGAAATATATTATTATTATTGGTTGTGGGAGATTGGGATCTGAATTAGCTAAAAAATTTTCGAAAGATCATAATGTTATTGTTGTAGATAAAAAGGTCGAAGCTTTAGAGAGATTAAAAAAATACAACTTTACTGGGTTTTCTATGGTTGTGGATAGTTCGGATATTGCCATTTTAGAGCAAGTAAAGGCTGAAAAAGCTGATATTATATATTTGGTTACACCTGATGATAATTTGAATTTTATGTTAGCTAATGCTTGCAATATGTTTTATAAATCCAAAAATCCTAACATAGAAATAATAGCACGTGTTAATGATCCTCATAAAAAAAGTTTATTTGAAAAAGCTGGGTTAAATATCTTCTGTCCAATAGAACATGCAGTTGATGAACTAGTTGGGAATGAAGGTGTAAATAATGAAAAATAA
- a CDS encoding TrkH family potassium uptake protein, with the protein MPKYLYNLKHRYKIIFKNTGTMLVYFGIGLILFGTLSLLYKDFNSLYSFLESGLISIFVGSFFILIGWNKENDSINIQDAIVIIFLVWTLAIFFSALPFVFSGILNIHHAIFESTSGWTTTGLTLVDVEKIPKIFLLWRSLMQYFGGAGFALIMVIATGALGVGLYQAEGRTDNVVPNLRDSAKIIFGIYLSWAIIGIFLLKFIAGLNFFDAFNHTLTALATGGFSTKINSVGEFNNVNAEIIIIILMISGGTGFGVHYAALRRKDLFKKNPEPKTMFFILLISIFLLLFFTTKILYGFFGGLRHAVFQAVSALTGTGFSTVSYDNWNNFGLLIMTILMILGGMMDSTSGGLKLFRVFVIWKIITHQIKNYFKPEGSVFHIEVYKGISKKRISYDTLRDVIAVVSMYFLIYIIGVLVLLSYGYTMEDSLFEYASALSAVGLSVGITTPNAPLGVIWIETLGMYLGRLEFFVIFFAIIKIFRDIKDVIQLKFLKLRGGDPF; encoded by the coding sequence ATGCCAAAATACTTATATAATTTGAAACATAGATATAAAATAATATTCAAAAATACTGGTACAATGTTAGTATATTTTGGAATAGGATTAATATTATTTGGAACTCTTTCTTTATTATATAAAGATTTTAATTCTTTATATAGTTTTTTAGAATCTGGATTAATAAGTATTTTTGTTGGTTCATTTTTTATTTTAATAGGATGGAATAAAGAAAATGATTCTATAAATATTCAGGATGCAATTGTAATAATTTTTTTAGTTTGGACATTAGCAATTTTCTTTTCTGCTCTGCCATTTGTATTTTCTGGCATATTAAATATACACCATGCAATTTTTGAATCTACTAGTGGCTGGACAACAACTGGGCTTACTTTAGTTGATGTGGAAAAAATACCTAAAATTTTCTTATTATGGAGAAGTTTAATGCAGTATTTTGGTGGTGCAGGTTTTGCATTAATTATGGTTATTGCTACTGGCGCATTAGGAGTTGGGTTATATCAAGCTGAGGGCCGAACAGATAATGTTGTTCCGAATTTAAGAGATTCTGCTAAAATAATATTTGGAATTTATTTATCTTGGGCAATTATAGGTATATTTCTTTTGAAATTTATTGCTGGATTAAATTTTTTTGATGCTTTTAATCATACATTAACCGCATTGGCAACAGGTGGTTTTTCTACAAAAATAAATAGCGTTGGTGAATTTAATAATGTAAATGCTGAAATAATAATAATAATTCTAATGATTTCGGGTGGTACTGGCTTTGGGGTTCATTATGCGGCGTTGAGAAGAAAAGATTTATTTAAAAAAAATCCTGAACCAAAGACAATGTTTTTCATACTTTTAATATCAATATTTTTATTATTATTTTTTACAACAAAAATTTTATATGGTTTTTTTGGTGGATTAAGGCATGCAGTATTTCAAGCGGTTTCTGCGTTAACAGGTACAGGTTTTTCTACAGTATCATATGATAATTGGAATAATTTTGGATTATTGATAATGACAATTTTAATGATATTGGGAGGAATGATGGACTCTACTTCAGGTGGGTTGAAGTTATTTAGAGTTTTCGTTATATGGAAAATAATAACACATCAAATAAAAAATTATTTTAAACCAGAAGGAAGTGTTTTTCATATTGAAGTATATAAGGGAATATCTAAAAAAAGAATATCATATGATACTTTAAGAGATGTAATTGCTGTAGTATCAATGTATTTTTTAATATACATAATTGGCGTATTAGTATTATTATCATATGGATATACTATGGAAGATTCGCTGTTTGAATATGCTTCTGCATTATCAGCTGTTGGGTTATCGGTTGGTATTACAACACCAAATGCACCTTTAGGTGTAATATGGATAGAAACATTGGGAATGTATTTGGGAAGGTTAGAATTTTTTGTAATATTCTTTGCTATAATTAAAATATTTAGGGATATTAAAGATGTTATTCAACTAAAATTTTTGAAACTTAGAGGAGGTGACCCCTTTTAA
- a CDS encoding TrkA C-terminal domain-containing protein has protein sequence MKNKIFYIIEGENIAYSIVRNLLHKGYSVYYISSKEVNINKILSLKAYYSNLDGILHDPTEISFLESLDMAPNRVGGVISLSDDDALNFVVSWLIKSLYEDIRVISLVNYPENEKLFLLNHIETVSITNWIEKIIEASLEYQTNLSFFNPYADKLAIIEVKIKKQDYAANKKLKDLHMPENSIVSMLIREDGIFVPQGNTEILPGDKLVIFSLKDKVPEVKLKILKG, from the coding sequence ATGAAAAATAAAATTTTTTATATTATAGAAGGAGAGAATATAGCTTATTCTATTGTCAGAAATTTATTACATAAAGGTTATAGTGTTTATTATATTTCTTCTAAAGAAGTAAATATAAATAAAATTTTATCTTTGAAAGCCTATTATTCTAATTTAGATGGTATTTTACATGATCCTACAGAAATTAGTTTTTTAGAAAGTTTAGATATGGCTCCAAATAGAGTAGGTGGAGTTATATCTCTTTCTGATGATGATGCACTGAACTTTGTAGTATCTTGGTTAATTAAAAGTTTATATGAGGATATAAGAGTTATTTCATTAGTTAATTATCCTGAAAATGAAAAATTATTTTTATTAAATCATATAGAAACTGTTAGTATAACTAATTGGATAGAAAAAATAATTGAAGCATCTTTAGAATATCAAACAAACTTAAGCTTCTTTAATCCTTATGCTGATAAACTTGCAATTATAGAAGTAAAAATAAAAAAGCAAGATTATGCAGCAAATAAAAAATTAAAAGATTTACATATGCCAGAAAATTCAATAGTAAGTATGCTTATTAGGGAAGATGGTATATTTGTTCCTCAAGGAAATACGGAGATTTTACCAGGAGATAAATTGGTTATTTTTTCTTTGAAAGACAAGGTTCCAGAGGTAAAACTCAAGATTTTGAAAGGATGA
- the acpP gene encoding acyl carrier protein, whose protein sequence is MTRDELFEKVKEIIVDTLNVDEEDVTLDASFTDDLDADSLELVDLTMAFESELGVSIEDEELEKIKTVEDVVDSLAEKLNIDEE, encoded by the coding sequence ATGACAAGAGATGAACTTTTTGAAAAGGTAAAAGAAATTATAGTAGATACATTAAATGTTGATGAGGAAGACGTAACTTTAGACGCTTCTTTTACAGATGATTTAGATGCAGATTCATTAGAGTTAGTTGATTTAACAATGGCATTCGAGTCAGAATTAGGAGTATCTATAGAAGATGAAGAATTAGAGAAAATAAAAACAGTAGAAGATGTTGTAGATTCATTAGCAGAAAAATTAAATATAGATGAAGAATAA